In Trichoderma breve strain T069 chromosome 4, whole genome shotgun sequence, the following proteins share a genomic window:
- a CDS encoding fungal specific transcription factor domain-containing protein encodes MPHLHTCPHCGRDFKRPEHLRRHCRTHTNEKPFVCFCGAAFSRTDLLRRHEKLTHLAPLEPNTNHAGESSTTALPRPTPLQPPMGDTQISRSSVVPIVYGDFTFIDPLDSLDEFVEGIELPPEFVTSPISLNICCDSAAVTENPPLEANIQGNHDFEHNNVGPLPFSRHLHPHDFGLTGAYKLTNLEITDNDIKVLEEGLRPFGNIANDFTLPSLRTVIRYMEAWRIGLSRHFPVIHFPTFRLGNCIPELILAITALGAVQALEEHTSRKLYKAARAVALERLQVDRFDSQPEARSSPDNIGRILKLQSAQTLVFLLIYSTWARDASVVTEGFEFHEPILQYMRGCDVAKHDHSIEQTWDEWALSETERRISFLAFCFFDIHTIIYNRPPSIFTREIHLRLPCSVEEWQATDDQEWVACRQAKPSDLMSFKDALESLVTTGAAGWETLPCAFGNLILLHGVLQRIYLQRQLSFGSRLEDQKIHEIHSSALSSWASIWQRVSGSDLHPSSEHGPIPFTSVAFLTVAYWLETIAATQMSNALEAYERHILSSVESVIKEAVDSADWEHTDTTSWFQGPRHMGIAVLKVWSKIFSEKSAWAITVHVGECLNEYAGMYERSFQYMA; translated from the exons ATGCCACACCTCCATACCTGTCCTCACTGTGGCCGTGATTTTAAGCGACCAGAGCATCTGCGGCGTCATTGCCGGACAC ATACTAATGAAAAACCATTCGTTTGCTTCTGCGGAGCTGCATTTTCGCGTACAGACTTGTTGCGCCGGCACGAGAAACTCACCCACCTGGCCCCTCTCGAGCCAAATACCAATCATGCCGGCGAATCTTCCACAACGGCACTCCCTAGACCAACCCCTCTACAACCCCCAATGGGAGATACGCAAATCTCAAGATCATCAGTAGTTCCAA TTGTATACGGCGATTTTACTTTTATTGATCCCCTGGATAGTCTCGATGAATTTGTTGAAGGCATAGAATTGCCGCCAGAGTTTGTTACCTCACCCATTTCCCTCAACATATGTTGCGATTCTGCAGCAGTTACAGAAAATCCACCATTGGAAGCAAATATCCAAGGTAATCACGATTTTGAGCACAACAATGTTGGGCCTTTGCCTTTTAGCAGACATTTACATCCACATG ACTTTGGACTTACTGGAGCCTATAAGCTTACCAATCTCGAAATTACCGACAATGATATCAAGGTTCTTGAAGAGGGTCTCCGTCCATTCGGAAACATCGCCAATGACTTTACTCTCCCATCGCTCCGCACGGTAATAAGATATATGGAAGCCTGGCGTATAGGATTATCCCGCCACTTCCCAGTCATACACTTTCCTACCTTTCGTCTGGGAAACTGCATTCCTGAGCTCATTCTTGCTATAACCGCGCTCGGCGCAGTGCAGGCATTGGAAGAACATACATCCAGGAAGTTATACAAAGCGGCTAGAGCTGTGGCTTTGGAGAGATTGCAGGTCGACAGGTTCGACTCACAA CCTGAAGCCAGGTCTTCCCCAGATAATATTGGTCGAATTCTGAAATTGCAGTCCGCCCAAACTCTCGTTTTCCTCCTAATATATTCGACTTGGGCCCGCGATGCCTCTGTTGTTACCGAAGGATTTGAGTTCCATGAGCCCATACTGCAGTACATGCGAGGATGCGATGTCGCAAAACATGACCACTCTATCGAGCAGACCTGGGATGAATGGGCATTATCTGAGACCGAACGTCGGATTTCTTTCCttgccttttgtttcttcgaCATTCATACCATCATATATAATCGACCACCATCTATCTTTACTAGAGAAATTCACCTTCGACTCCCCTGTTCAGTAGAGGAGTGGCAAGCTACAGATGACCAAGAGTGGGTTGCATGTCGACAAGCGAAGCCGTCTGATCTGATGAGCTTTAAAGATGCACTTGAGTCCCTCGTGACGACTGGGGCAGCGGGTTGGGAAACCTTGCCTTGCGCTTTTGGCAATCTGATATTACTCCACGGAGTCTTGCAGCGTATATATTTACAACGCCAGCTTTCATTTGGATCCAGGTTGGAAGATCAGAAAATTCACGAAATCCA CAGCTCAGCACTCTCATCGTGGGCCAGTATATGGCAGCGCGTGTCGGGCTCCGATTTACATCCAAGCAGCGAGCATGGACCAATTCCTTTCACTTCTGTTGCATTTCTAACCGTAGCATAT TGGCTAGAAACTATTGCTGCTACGCAAATGTCAAATGCATTGGAAG CATATGAGCGCCACATACTGTCATCTGTTGAATCCGTCATTAAGGAAGCCGTTGACTCTGCAGATTGGGAACACACGGATACAACATCCTGGTTTCAAGGTCCCCGGCATATGGGCATAGCTGTGTTGAAAGTATGGTCGAAGATCTTCAGCGAGAAGTCTGCATGGGCAATCACAGTGCACGTTGGCGAATGTCTAAATGAATACGCGGGGATGTATGAGAGATCATTTCAGTATATGGCGTAG